A genome region from Halarchaeum grantii includes the following:
- a CDS encoding MOSC domain-containing protein, with product MTERSISPHVARIRVYPVKSLNPLERTRTTVRPDGGLGVDRSYAVVDAEGEYVNGKREAAVHRIDATYADDGDTLVLRDRDGERDAESFRLADADDREGAAAWLTAHYGYDVAFEHAERGGYPDDTTASGPTVISTATLREIGSWFDLPIGEVRRRFRPNLEIGGVPAFWEDRLYADREHTVRVRVGDAVFEGTNPCSRCVVPTRDSRTGERDPEFQRTFVEKREATLPAWADESWYERGYYQLMVNTAVPEGTTGATLTVGDDVEVLGVSEGNPQG from the coding sequence ATGACCGAGCGGAGTATCAGCCCGCACGTCGCCCGAATCCGCGTGTATCCGGTGAAGTCGCTCAACCCACTCGAGCGCACGCGGACGACCGTTCGGCCGGACGGGGGCCTCGGCGTCGACCGCTCGTACGCCGTCGTCGACGCCGAGGGCGAGTACGTGAACGGGAAGCGCGAAGCCGCCGTCCACCGTATCGACGCGACCTACGCGGACGACGGCGACACGCTCGTCCTCCGCGACCGGGACGGCGAGCGAGATGCGGAATCGTTCCGCCTCGCGGACGCCGACGACCGCGAGGGGGCCGCCGCGTGGCTCACCGCCCACTACGGCTACGACGTGGCGTTCGAGCACGCCGAGCGCGGGGGCTACCCGGACGACACGACCGCCTCGGGGCCGACCGTCATCTCGACGGCGACCCTGCGCGAGATCGGGTCGTGGTTCGACCTCCCGATAGGGGAGGTGCGCCGCCGCTTCCGGCCGAACCTCGAAATCGGCGGCGTCCCCGCCTTCTGGGAGGACCGCCTCTACGCCGACCGCGAGCACACGGTGCGCGTTCGCGTGGGGGATGCGGTCTTCGAGGGGACGAACCCGTGCTCGCGCTGCGTCGTCCCGACGCGCGACTCCCGGACGGGCGAGCGCGACCCCGAGTTCCAGCGGACGTTCGTTGAGAAGCGCGAGGCGACGCTCCCCGCGTGGGCGGACGAGTCGTGGTACGAGCGCGGCTACTACCAGCTCATGGTGAACACGGCCGTTCCGGAGGGGACGACCGGCGCGACGCTCACCGTCGGGGACGACGTGGAGGTGCTCGGGGTCAGTGAGGGGAACCCGCAGGGCTAG
- a CDS encoding acyl-CoA thioesterase — protein MSDTVPLARSFTERTEVLMPTDTNHLNRAFGGRILEWMDVVASVACRRFAGRQVVTASIDHIDFHAPIDVGDVVTVESFVFDTGRTSVSVRAAVRAEDPEAGEEWEVTTAFFTFVALDDDETPVEVPDVACPDDDQRGLRDLALDDRREHREALVERIDAEQEEADG, from the coding sequence ATGTCCGATACCGTGCCGCTCGCCCGGTCGTTCACCGAGCGGACCGAAGTGCTCATGCCGACCGACACGAACCACCTCAATCGCGCGTTCGGCGGCCGCATCCTCGAGTGGATGGACGTCGTCGCCTCCGTCGCGTGCCGGCGCTTCGCCGGCCGGCAGGTCGTCACCGCGAGCATCGACCACATCGACTTCCACGCGCCCATCGACGTCGGCGACGTCGTCACCGTCGAGTCGTTCGTCTTCGACACCGGGCGCACGAGCGTCAGCGTCCGCGCGGCCGTCCGCGCGGAGGACCCCGAGGCCGGCGAGGAGTGGGAGGTCACCACCGCGTTCTTCACGTTCGTCGCGCTCGACGACGACGAGACCCCCGTGGAGGTCCCGGACGTCGCGTGCCCGGACGACGACCAGCGCGGCCTGCGCGACCTCGCGCTCGACGACCGCCGCGAGCACCGCGAAGCCCTCGTCGAGCGCATCGACGCCGAACAGGAGGAGGCGGACGGATGA